In Calothrix sp. PCC 7507, one DNA window encodes the following:
- a CDS encoding DUF4157 domain-containing protein, whose translation MYRKQIAQKASPSLQSTSKSQDIAPSPSYGSLSSVVQRVQQDPNSVSEDERQQLESAIGTRSTREILAGKQTPWVPEFQGISAQLGAPIQAKSMDDVGISQAQPENKTGLPDNLKAGIENLSGMAMDDVSVHYNSSKPSELQALAYTQGTEIHVAPGQEKHLPHEAWHVVQQKQGRVKPMIQVKGVGINDDEGLEREADVMGSNAIQKDITKLQEHKSVGVQKPSYTIRHSSILQKVTSDSEVIQCAKVYKKWVLGLPHWEVVFQSKDIESGNPCLWQVGFANPTAIKDTSGSVGTKSGSPIGYGGEGEVHWTKLNPGKEVKGGYQFILEDSSQGACDSQLESALPKDGTREKYRLTSNNCQHFIVNAWKDAELSPDLESYLTMSKNTGDYVNSGLLGGLVGATGAVLIGGATVLSLPTLAVGAMGAGAAMGALKYLSKTD comes from the coding sequence ATGTACCGAAAGCAAATAGCTCAAAAAGCTTCACCCTCGCTACAGTCAACATCAAAAAGTCAAGATATTGCACCTAGTCCGAGTTATGGGTCATTGTCTTCAGTAGTGCAGAGAGTGCAACAAGACCCAAATAGCGTCAGTGAAGATGAGAGACAGCAACTAGAAAGTGCGATCGGTACAAGGTCAACACGAGAGATTTTAGCAGGGAAACAAACCCCGTGGGTTCCGGAATTTCAGGGGATATCGGCGCAGCTTGGCGCACCAATCCAGGCGAAAAGCATGGATGATGTTGGGATATCCCAAGCGCAGCCAGAAAACAAAACTGGATTACCAGATAACCTCAAAGCTGGGATAGAAAATCTCTCTGGGATGGCGATGGATGATGTGAGTGTTCACTACAATTCCTCTAAACCATCAGAGTTACAGGCGTTAGCCTACACCCAAGGGACGGAGATTCATGTCGCGCCGGGACAAGAAAAGCATTTACCCCATGAAGCATGGCACGTTGTCCAGCAAAAGCAGGGAAGGGTAAAGCCGATGATACAGGTGAAGGGTGTGGGAATTAATGATGATGAGGGTTTGGAGAGAGAAGCGGATGTGATGGGAAGCAATGCTATCCAAAAAGATATAACAAAGCTCCAGGAGCACAAGAGTGTTGGGGTTCAGAAACCAAGTTATACAATTAGACATTCCTCGATTTTACAAAAGGTTACTTCTGATTCAGAAGTGATTCAATGTGCCAAAGTTTATAAAAAATGGGTGTTAGGGCTTCCCCATTGGGAAGTTGTGTTCCAGAGTAAGGATATCGAATCTGGTAACCCATGTCTATGGCAAGTTGGATTTGCCAACCCGACAGCGATTAAGGATACCTCTGGCTCTGTCGGTACAAAATCAGGCAGTCCGATTGGATATGGAGGAGAAGGAGAAGTGCATTGGACGAAGTTAAACCCAGGTAAGGAGGTTAAAGGTGGTTATCAATTTATCTTAGAAGACAGCAGTCAAGGCGCGTGTGATAGCCAGTTGGAGTCGGCTCTTCCCAAAGATGGAACAAGGGAAAAGTACCGATTAACGAGTAATAATTGCCAACATTTTATAGTTAACGCATGGAAAGATGCCGAACTTAGCCCTGACTTAGAGTCATACTTAACTATGTCAAAGAATACTGGAGACTATGTCAATAGTGGTTTGTTGGGTGGATTAGTTGGTGCAACAGGTGCAGTCTTAATAGGTGGGGCAACTGTATTAAGTCTCCCAACTTTGGCTGTGGGTGCTATGGGTGCAGGCGCAGCTATGGGTGCGCTCAAATATTTATCGAAAACAGACTAA
- a CDS encoding DUF4157 domain-containing protein has product MYRKQIAQKASPSLQSTPKSQDILPSRSYGSLSAVVQRVQQDPNSVSEDERQQLESAIGTRSTREILAGKQTPWVPEFQGISQQLWGNSEPVVAPIQAKLIIGGVGDKYEQEADRVAKDVVQQIHAPQTNALQRKDSAQIQSDTLQRQQTEDEELQRKPLLEIVQRQEAAEGLDTAINSARGSGQPLEPSLQQSMEQAMRADFSGVRVHTNTQADQLNRSIQAKAFTIGRDIFFRQGAYEPGSRGGQELIAHELTHVQQQGGGEVRDHIKPQIIQRYFQLPAFDATQPTVPGYTAAVGAEFPSQEYVEGQARRTNKVVSSTGLDVYKEVADVNNQFQPQLGPHPQISLNAFSLNVSESGAMAIENTTAQARAFYADATTLTQSNQKLKDLASPVKLVASGGTIQVPTDPNPAHHDLTPKTLDQVTADSQIPIDHPSEGATKALLTATSTSECNQVIKMILGAAQSARKVVLGRAVDSSETQVEGREGSEPIYEIANFVGTTNIGSNNVGNLATATQTRVPYAQKSNVEINYNAVAATNTALGINEQALPDVGEGYVIRSLAGVTRPGGVSYATPHDANPVTADANDEYYDALQMLQTAGGNLNTIIQNMATNQERANRAMHLKVFWGEHYAGVIAKDGGDTMTYENYNRAPQWKWPINEAFNNLYLNVQEFRQYIRGLNQILKERNYSKQKQLIDDFATHVHNTSMVLTVGQQQMVDSAVNTVKGYIEGSSDFAKDMMYFQMYGQQLGQSFHEKFTTSPEPLAATANAMTLRVQTNLNQHRQAQKNQINPKIAAIHKALTIVTPDATLNATLKRLQNQFGEDTAQIFLDLAGATTVREVEIAVISLSDINKGIWNELDLELTRIDPNATLPVDKSQAAQYIQGLINNYHIGRGLWGRSERKDYKQTLRSLLQIIQQLPILV; this is encoded by the coding sequence ATGTACCGAAAGCAAATAGCTCAAAAAGCTTCACCCTCTCTACAGTCAACACCAAAAAGTCAAGATATATTACCCAGTCGGAGTTATGGGTCATTGTCTGCAGTGGTGCAGAGAGTGCAACAAGACCCAAATAGCGTCAGTGAAGATGAGAGACAGCAACTAGAAAGTGCGATCGGTACAAGGTCAACACGAGAGATTTTAGCAGGGAAACAAACCCCGTGGGTGCCGGAATTTCAGGGTATATCTCAGCAACTTTGGGGAAATTCAGAGCCAGTGGTTGCACCAATTCAGGCGAAGCTGATCATAGGCGGAGTGGGGGATAAGTATGAGCAAGAAGCGGATCGGGTAGCTAAGGATGTGGTGCAGCAAATTCACGCACCACAAACAAATGCACTGCAAAGGAAAGATTCAGCGCAAATACAATCTGATACCTTACAACGTCAGCAAACAGAAGATGAAGAATTGCAACGAAAACCTCTGCTAGAAATAGTGCAGCGTCAAGAAGCGGCTGAGGGTTTGGACACTGCTATTAATAGTGCTAGGGGCAGTGGACAGCCTTTGGAGCCAAGTCTGCAACAGTCAATGGAACAGGCGATGAGAGCGGATTTTAGTGGGGTACGGGTGCATACAAATACTCAAGCTGATCAATTAAATCGGTCAATTCAGGCTAAGGCTTTTACGATAGGGCGGGATATTTTCTTTCGACAAGGTGCTTATGAGCCTGGGAGCCGGGGGGGGCAAGAATTGATTGCTCATGAGTTGACTCATGTGCAGCAGCAGGGGGGCGGTGAGGTTCGAGATCACATCAAGCCTCAGATAATCCAACGATATTTTCAACTGCCGGCTTTCGACGCCACACAGCCTACTGTTCCTGGGTACACTGCCGCTGTCGGTGCTGAATTTCCCTCACAAGAATATGTTGAAGGACAAGCAAGACGGACAAACAAGGTCGTATCTTCCACGGGTTTAGATGTTTACAAGGAAGTTGCGGATGTCAACAATCAATTTCAGCCCCAGTTGGGACCTCATCCCCAAATCAGTCTCAACGCATTTTCGTTAAATGTTTCTGAATCTGGAGCAATGGCAATTGAAAACACAACTGCTCAGGCGCGAGCTTTTTATGCAGATGCGACAACACTCACTCAAAGCAATCAGAAATTAAAAGATTTGGCCAGTCCTGTCAAACTGGTTGCTAGTGGCGGAACGATCCAGGTGCCCACCGATCCCAATCCAGCACACCACGATCTCACCCCTAAAACATTGGATCAGGTGACTGCCGACTCTCAGATTCCCATAGATCATCCCAGCGAAGGAGCGACAAAAGCACTATTAACTGCCACCTCAACTTCAGAGTGCAACCAAGTCATCAAAATGATCTTGGGTGCAGCTCAATCAGCCCGAAAAGTGGTGCTAGGTAGAGCTGTTGACAGTAGCGAAACGCAGGTGGAAGGTCGTGAAGGCTCAGAGCCAATCTACGAAATCGCCAACTTTGTCGGAACTACCAACATCGGTAGTAACAATGTAGGGAATTTAGCAACGGCAACTCAGACTCGAGTGCCTTATGCACAAAAGTCAAACGTTGAAATTAACTACAATGCAGTTGCAGCAACGAATACAGCGTTAGGAATTAATGAACAGGCTTTACCGGATGTGGGTGAAGGCTATGTAATTCGCTCTTTAGCAGGTGTGACGCGACCAGGTGGAGTGAGTTATGCAACACCGCACGACGCAAATCCTGTAACTGCAGATGCCAATGATGAATACTACGATGCTTTACAAATGCTGCAAACTGCCGGTGGTAATCTCAATACCATTATTCAAAACATGGCGACAAATCAGGAACGGGCAAACAGAGCCATGCATCTGAAAGTTTTCTGGGGTGAACATTACGCTGGAGTCATTGCCAAAGACGGTGGCGACACCATGACCTATGAAAACTACAACCGCGCTCCTCAGTGGAAATGGCCTATCAATGAAGCATTTAATAATCTTTATTTGAACGTTCAGGAGTTTCGGCAGTACATCCGTGGTTTGAATCAGATACTAAAAGAACGTAATTATTCCAAACAAAAACAGTTGATCGATGATTTTGCTACTCATGTGCATAACACAAGCATGGTCTTAACGGTTGGACAACAACAGATGGTTGATAGCGCTGTTAACACAGTAAAAGGATACATTGAGGGAAGCTCCGATTTTGCGAAAGACATGATGTATTTCCAGATGTATGGACAGCAACTTGGGCAATCTTTCCATGAGAAGTTCACAACCTCACCAGAGCCACTAGCAGCAACCGCAAATGCTATGACTCTGCGAGTGCAAACAAACCTGAATCAACATCGTCAAGCTCAAAAGAACCAGATAAATCCCAAAATTGCGGCAATCCACAAGGCATTAACCATTGTGACACCAGATGCTACTCTGAATGCAACCCTCAAGCGATTGCAAAATCAATTTGGGGAAGATACTGCTCAAATATTCCTTGATCTTGCAGGTGCCACCACGGTTAGAGAAGTTGAGATAGCTGTTATTAGCTTGTCAGACATTAACAAGGGCATTTGGAACGAGCTTGACTTGGAATTAACTCGTATAGACCCGAATGCCACCTTACCTGTAGACAAATCTCAGGCTGCTCAATATATCCAAGGACTCATTAACAACTATCACATTGGTAGAGGTCTGTGGGGTCGTTCAGAGCGGAAAGACTATAAACAAACCTTACGATCGCTGCTGCAGATTATTCAGCAACTTCCAATTTTGGTTTGA
- a CDS encoding alpha/beta hydrolase codes for MIYHSEGTFKGVGGLDLYYQSWHPEGKVKGILAIVHGLGAHSDRYTNIIQHLIPKQYIVYGLDLRGHGRSQGQRGHINAWSEFRDDLQAFLKLIQTQQPKCPIFLLGHSLGSVIVLDYVLRYPQEAKVLQGAIALAPTLGKVGVSKIRLLIGNLLSQVWPRFTLSTGIDLTAGSRDEKILAAYAQDTLRHTRASARLATEFFATVAWINAHAADWQLPLLILHGSADRVALPEGGDIFCQKVAGTDKTRVEYAGAYHELQNDLNYQEVLADLENWLERHLPPELEKLESLMKNG; via the coding sequence ATGATCTACCACAGCGAAGGTACATTTAAGGGTGTTGGAGGACTTGATCTGTATTACCAAAGCTGGCATCCAGAAGGTAAAGTCAAGGGAATATTAGCTATTGTGCATGGACTGGGAGCGCACAGCGATCGCTACACTAACATTATTCAGCATTTGATACCTAAACAATATATTGTCTACGGTTTGGATTTGCGCGGTCATGGACGTTCACAAGGACAGCGAGGCCATATCAATGCTTGGTCTGAGTTTCGTGACGACTTGCAAGCCTTTCTCAAGTTGATTCAAACCCAGCAGCCAAAATGCCCAATTTTTCTTTTAGGTCATAGCTTGGGTTCGGTCATTGTCTTAGACTATGTTCTACGCTATCCTCAAGAAGCAAAAGTATTGCAAGGTGCGATCGCTTTAGCACCAACTTTAGGGAAAGTCGGGGTATCAAAAATCCGCTTGCTCATAGGGAATTTACTGTCGCAGGTATGGCCGCGTTTCACCTTGAGTACTGGTATTGACCTCACCGCTGGTTCAAGGGATGAAAAGATTTTAGCCGCCTACGCCCAAGATACCTTACGACATACGCGAGCTAGTGCGCGTTTAGCTACAGAATTTTTTGCTACCGTTGCTTGGATTAATGCTCACGCAGCTGATTGGCAATTACCGTTGTTAATTCTCCACGGTAGCGCTGACCGAGTAGCTTTACCTGAAGGTGGTGACATTTTTTGCCAGAAGGTTGCTGGCACAGATAAGACGCGAGTCGAATATGCAGGAGCTTATCATGAGCTGCAAAATGATCTCAATTACCAAGAGGTATTAGCTGATTTAGAAAATTGGTTAGAAAGACACTTACCACCCGAATTAGAAAAGTTGGAGTCGTTAATGAAAAACGGCTGA
- a CDS encoding ATP-binding protein — MDSTAEAAQIFTNPPSQKVEISADLNGLQPLLQRLDWLIQQAISTLQTQDKAEEQLGVSWLQETGTFSEQISTQIRSDSPLAWLQRTFGLSDFDLDILAIALAPELDRHYEKVYAYLQDDLSGKRPTVDMALNLLCAGIVEKLSRRQHFTTSAPLMGDRLLYLCSDPHQQQVTLLTHHLILDPQVVRFLLQQPGLDSRLTACCQLLESTLFSKNLYLKADVQAALEALLMEDWQKQQPLLLYFQGTDSTGKRRTAQILAKSLEVSLLVADLARMIEDKANFEEKLQLLWREAWFFNRLLYLDNFDVLYLQENQLFYQFFLRELEKNRRITILSGVQTWIPTATGATGLITIPFAMLESSYRRDCWRTHLQAAGITLEDGELDILGDRFLLTPDQIANAVTTAYHNARWQQTGSTFVNLCSAARTQSGHDLATFTRKIEPKYTWDDIVLHPNQITQLQDICKEAEYRDLVHQKWGFADKLSLGKGLNVLFSGSPGTGKTMAAEVIAHQLQLDLYKIDLSQIVSKYIGETEKNLNRIFTAATNSNAILLFDEADALFGKRSEVQDARDRYANIEVGYLLQKMEEYEGIAILTTNLRINMDEAFERRLRFIIEFPLPDAKNRHLIWQGIFPKNAPCSPNIDLEFLTQNFEITGANIRNIALTAAFLAADSGGVIEMVHLIRAMRREYQKMGQILRDKDLGQYVDLR; from the coding sequence GTGGATTCGACAGCAGAAGCAGCGCAGATATTTACTAACCCTCCCTCCCAAAAAGTCGAAATTAGTGCAGATTTAAATGGGTTACAACCTCTTCTACAGCGATTAGATTGGCTAATTCAACAAGCTATTTCGACTCTGCAAACTCAGGACAAAGCAGAGGAACAACTGGGAGTGTCATGGTTGCAGGAAACTGGGACATTTTCCGAGCAAATATCAACTCAAATTCGGTCAGATTCGCCTTTAGCATGGTTGCAAAGGACTTTTGGGCTATCTGATTTTGACTTGGATATATTAGCGATCGCTCTAGCACCAGAATTAGATCGTCACTATGAAAAGGTTTATGCTTATCTTCAAGATGATCTGAGTGGCAAAAGACCGACAGTGGATATGGCGTTAAATCTGCTCTGTGCTGGCATTGTCGAAAAATTATCCCGTCGTCAACACTTTACTACTAGCGCACCTTTGATGGGCGATCGCTTACTCTATCTCTGCTCAGATCCTCATCAGCAGCAAGTAACTCTTTTAACTCATCATCTCATTCTTGACCCCCAAGTCGTGAGGTTTTTGTTGCAGCAACCGGGTTTAGATTCCCGACTCACTGCTTGTTGTCAACTACTAGAATCTACGCTATTTTCTAAAAATTTATATCTCAAGGCGGATGTGCAAGCAGCACTAGAAGCTTTATTGATGGAAGATTGGCAAAAACAACAACCCCTACTGCTCTATTTTCAAGGAACTGATAGCACTGGTAAACGCCGCACCGCCCAAATTCTCGCCAAAAGCCTCGAAGTTTCCTTGTTAGTCGCCGATTTAGCACGGATGATAGAGGATAAAGCCAACTTTGAAGAAAAATTGCAGCTATTGTGGCGAGAAGCTTGGTTTTTTAATCGGTTGCTGTATCTGGATAACTTTGATGTTCTCTACCTCCAGGAAAATCAACTTTTTTATCAATTCTTCCTCAGAGAACTAGAGAAAAATCGGCGGATTACTATCCTATCGGGGGTGCAAACTTGGATACCCACAGCTACAGGAGCAACAGGTTTAATTACAATTCCTTTTGCGATGCTTGAGTCTAGCTACCGCAGAGATTGCTGGCGAACTCACTTGCAAGCAGCCGGTATAACTCTTGAGGATGGAGAGTTAGATATATTAGGCGATCGCTTTCTACTGACCCCAGATCAAATTGCCAATGCTGTCACCACTGCCTATCATAACGCCCGTTGGCAACAAACCGGCTCAACATTTGTTAACCTCTGTAGCGCCGCCCGTACCCAATCCGGGCACGATTTAGCCACCTTCACCCGTAAAATCGAACCGAAATATACTTGGGATGATATTGTCTTGCACCCTAACCAAATAACACAGCTACAAGATATTTGCAAAGAAGCCGAATATCGAGATTTAGTCCATCAAAAATGGGGTTTTGCAGATAAATTATCTTTAGGGAAAGGTCTAAATGTGCTGTTTTCTGGTTCTCCTGGTACGGGAAAAACTATGGCGGCGGAAGTAATTGCCCATCAACTACAATTAGACCTGTATAAGATTGATTTGTCTCAAATAGTTAGTAAATATATCGGTGAGACGGAGAAAAATCTCAACAGAATTTTTACGGCTGCAACTAATTCTAATGCTATTCTCTTGTTTGATGAAGCGGATGCTTTGTTTGGCAAGCGTTCTGAGGTACAAGATGCACGCGATCGCTACGCTAATATTGAAGTTGGTTATCTGTTGCAAAAAATGGAGGAGTATGAAGGCATTGCCATTTTAACTACTAATCTCCGGATTAATATGGATGAAGCCTTTGAGCGACGCCTCCGATTTATTATCGAGTTTCCGTTACCAGACGCCAAGAATCGTCACCTCATTTGGCAAGGAATTTTCCCCAAAAATGCGCCCTGTAGCCCCAATATAGATTTAGAGTTTTTGACACAAAATTTTGAAATTACAGGGGCTAATATTCGCAATATTGCGCTGACAGCAGCTTTTTTAGCTGCAGATAGTGGGGGAGTAATTGAGATGGTGCATTTAATTCGAGCAATGCGTCGGGAATATCAGAAAATGGGGCAAATTCTTAGGGATAAAGATTTAGGTCAATATGTGGATTTGCGATAG
- a CDS encoding DUF4157 domain-containing protein: protein MYRKQISQKASPSQQSTPKSQDIAPSRTYGSLSAVVQRVQQDPNSMSEDEGQQLESAIGTRSMRKILAGKQTPWVPEFQGISQQLGAPIQAKRMDDVGISQAQPEHKTGLPDHLKTGIENLSGMVMDDVSVHYNSSKPSQLQALAYTQGTDIHVAPGQEKHLPHEAWHVVQQKQGRVKPTMQLKDGIPVNDDQQMEREADVMGARAASQQVQQPPGHQYDSSVQMCVVQRVKLNAQLTKKLKEWVTEAWGGDTDGLKEVIDWFAKATISQEDVKKIIDTHTLDDWWEWAQGVDPKDVDPEDARKGSSTKGKAADVDPLAKVRKELRGRKLKPEDFTESELQAIDAGKAQGWDAAIQSVNQQRIERQENARLRAERITKYAPAKAAGDLVFPMGTLVRQVWDYSYAVAVSGNAGPNDTLSGLFTDVEILAAVALWNHRGNIVPLAPPAAEAVTNFHVPDGGTGIFIQDKSTRLVNPDPNRGRQADFICHWGAVTINVHVDATPQH, encoded by the coding sequence ATGTACCGCAAGCAAATATCTCAAAAAGCTTCGCCCTCACAACAGTCAACGCCAAAAAGTCAGGATATTGCACCCAGTCGAACTTATGGGTCATTATCTGCAGTGGTGCAGAGAGTGCAACAAGACCCAAATAGCATGAGTGAGGATGAGGGACAGCAGTTAGAAAGTGCGATCGGTACAAGGTCAATGCGAAAGATTTTAGCAGGGAAGCAAACGCCGTGGGTGCCGGAATTTCAGGGGATATCTCAGCAGCTTGGCGCACCAATACAAGCGAAAAGAATGGATGATGTTGGTATATCCCAAGCGCAGCCAGAACACAAAACTGGATTACCAGATCATCTCAAAACTGGGATAGAAAATCTTTCTGGGATGGTGATGGATGATGTGAGTGTTCATTACAATTCTTCTAAACCATCACAGTTGCAAGCGTTAGCCTACACCCAAGGGACAGATATTCATGTCGCACCGGGACAAGAAAAGCATTTACCCCATGAAGCATGGCACGTTGTCCAGCAAAAACAGGGACGGGTGAAGCCGACGATGCAGTTGAAGGATGGGATACCAGTCAATGATGACCAGCAGATGGAGCGTGAAGCCGACGTGATGGGAGCGAGGGCGGCTTCACAGCAGGTGCAACAACCCCCCGGACACCAGTATGATAGTTCGGTGCAAATGTGCGTAGTCCAGAGAGTGAAATTGAATGCCCAACTAACGAAGAAACTGAAAGAATGGGTGACTGAGGCTTGGGGAGGGGACACGGATGGCCTCAAAGAAGTAATCGATTGGTTCGCGAAGGCGACTATCAGCCAAGAGGATGTCAAAAAGATTATTGACACACATACCTTAGATGATTGGTGGGAATGGGCACAAGGCGTAGACCCAAAAGATGTAGATCCCGAAGATGCGCGGAAAGGAAGTTCGACAAAGGGGAAGGCGGCGGACGTTGACCCACTGGCCAAAGTCCGAAAAGAACTGAGAGGACGCAAGCTCAAACCTGAAGATTTTACGGAATCTGAATTGCAAGCTATCGATGCGGGAAAAGCCCAAGGATGGGATGCTGCTATCCAATCTGTGAACCAGCAACGTATCGAGCGGCAGGAGAATGCGCGCCTGCGTGCCGAGCGGATCACTAAATACGCCCCCGCAAAGGCCGCTGGCGACCTTGTCTTTCCGATGGGCACTCTTGTCCGTCAAGTCTGGGATTATTCCTATGCTGTGGCGGTGTCGGGCAATGCGGGTCCCAATGACACCCTCTCAGGCCTATTCACGGATGTTGAAATCCTTGCCGCAGTTGCCCTATGGAACCATCGTGGCAACATAGTCCCGCTCGCCCCTCCGGCGGCGGAAGCGGTGACCAATTTCCATGTGCCCGATGGGGGAACGGGCATCTTCATACAAGACAAGTCCACTCGACTAGTAAATCCAGACCCCAACCGAGGCCGCCAGGCCGACTTCATCTGCCATTGGGGCGCTGTAACCATAAACGTCCATGTGGACGCCACGCCACAGCACTAA
- a CDS encoding DUF4255 domain-containing protein has protein sequence MFDALDTTLELLLKRELPPDVPSGDTEVFISFDTPYQGAIKKKPAINFFLYDVQENLELRSSTWSVERQSNGKAIRKRPPARVDCSYLITVWPQNEDDIKTEHQLLGEVMKVLLRYRKLPETFLADNFEGQEVPLRLISLRPSNLQSFGEFWQAMGGKEGTRPKVVLHCTVTISVPVDEAGEVSGLVGVNSKQ, from the coding sequence ATGTTCGATGCTCTAGACACCACTTTAGAATTGCTATTGAAACGAGAACTTCCTCCTGATGTTCCTTCCGGAGACACAGAGGTTTTTATCAGTTTTGATACGCCCTATCAAGGAGCAATTAAAAAAAAGCCAGCGATTAATTTCTTTCTGTATGATGTGCAGGAGAATTTAGAGTTACGCAGTAGTACATGGTCAGTGGAACGTCAAAGCAATGGGAAAGCAATTAGAAAACGTCCTCCTGCTAGGGTAGATTGTTCATATTTGATTACGGTTTGGCCGCAAAATGAGGATGATATCAAGACAGAACACCAACTTTTAGGAGAAGTAATGAAGGTGTTACTGCGTTATCGCAAATTACCAGAAACCTTTCTTGCAGATAACTTTGAAGGACAAGAAGTGCCTTTGAGATTAATTAGTTTACGTCCTAGTAACTTACAGAGTTTTGGGGAATTTTGGCAAGCAATGGGGGGGAAGGAAGGAACTAGACCGAAAGTCGTATTGCATTGTACTGTGACTATCTCTGTTCCCGTTGATGAAGCAGGAGAAGTATCAGGACTAGTGGGAGTGAACAGTAAACAGTGA
- a CDS encoding carboxypeptidase regulatory-like domain-containing protein: protein MLELSIVNQQIAIAGKVLEGETEKVIAGAIVEIVEMPGRFKAILSLKALQYGSQWEKMSDRPDRKITASDGHFYWINLPVGEYVLETSLPGSGTQYNKVRKTVKVSATVNGKIPTKMIDIVLVPTGIKGTITDADDLKKPVVNAKIQIEDSRENTISDRQGNYRLIGLESSASVPRTINLIVSATGYQQVSQSLVIKKGEVIAFSNFSLKHK, encoded by the coding sequence ATGCTGGAACTATCTATAGTTAATCAACAAATAGCGATCGCCGGTAAAGTTCTAGAAGGAGAAACGGAAAAAGTCATTGCTGGTGCGATCGTGGAAATCGTGGAAATGCCAGGTAGATTCAAAGCTATTTTATCCCTAAAAGCCTTGCAATACGGTTCACAATGGGAAAAAATGAGCGATCGCCCTGACCGGAAAATTACCGCTAGTGATGGTCATTTTTACTGGATCAATTTACCTGTAGGGGAATATGTTTTAGAAACATCTTTACCTGGAAGTGGAACTCAATATAATAAAGTCAGAAAAACAGTGAAAGTATCTGCTACTGTTAATGGTAAAATTCCCACGAAGATGATAGATATTGTGCTTGTACCTACGGGAATTAAAGGGACAATTACCGATGCAGATGATCTCAAAAAACCAGTTGTCAATGCCAAAATACAGATAGAAGATAGTCGAGAGAATACCATTAGCGATCGCCAAGGTAATTATCGCTTAATCGGGTTAGAATCTTCAGCATCAGTGCCACGCACCATCAACCTGATTGTCTCTGCGACTGGCTATCAACAAGTTTCCCAGTCACTCGTGATTAAGAAAGGAGAAGTAATTGCCTTTTCAAATTTTTCTCTGAAACATAAATAA